In the genome of Bacteroidota bacterium, one region contains:
- a CDS encoding ABC transporter permease produces MLKYLAKRLLIFTPTLIAISLITFIISINAPGDPVESMLNKNSGGDGQLSEKQAQEGAYNELRHQLGFDLPVFYFSIANATYCDTLYRISNAGHRAVLERLAFTNGNWDRVSSYYSALKEFENSLYKLPRTDSSSLLINKVRDNVNSLYNEHDSIHIQQIINNTNTIVEENKFMQPAAASFSKLRSSYSLLLKDQSSIKKYIPTFHWYGFNNQYHRWLFGNAPWFGEMQYGQNKGFIRGDFGISYQDKRPVSSVLWGAIGWTMTLSILSMIFAYLIAIPLGVISAVDKGTLKEKSITTTLFMLYSLPNFWIATLSVIFLCGGDWLSWFPSPGADAPSSDAPISEWLPETVYRLVLPLICWTYGSLAFISRQMRGGMLNVLGQDFIRTARAKGLNEKQIVWKHAFRNSLIPIITLFANIFPLAISGSFVIEFIFSIPG; encoded by the coding sequence ATGCTGAAATACCTGGCGAAAAGGCTTCTTATTTTTACCCCTACCCTCATCGCTATTTCACTCATTACTTTTATTATCAGCATCAATGCTCCCGGCGATCCTGTAGAGAGTATGCTCAATAAAAACTCGGGCGGCGACGGACAGCTTTCGGAAAAACAAGCCCAGGAAGGTGCATACAATGAATTAAGACATCAGCTTGGATTTGATCTGCCTGTGTTTTACTTTTCAATCGCAAATGCCACTTATTGTGACACTCTTTACAGGATCAGTAATGCGGGACACAGGGCTGTCCTGGAACGACTTGCATTTACAAACGGAAACTGGGACAGGGTTTCAAGCTATTACAGCGCCTTAAAAGAATTTGAAAACAGTTTATATAAGCTGCCCAGAACTGATTCAAGTTCATTACTAATAAATAAAGTAAGGGATAATGTTAATTCTCTTTATAACGAGCATGACAGTATTCACATACAGCAAATCATTAATAATACAAATACAATAGTTGAGGAAAATAAATTTATGCAGCCGGCTGCGGCATCTTTTTCAAAATTAAGATCATCCTATTCATTACTCCTGAAAGATCAAAGTTCCATTAAGAAATACATACCCACATTCCATTGGTATGGCTTCAACAACCAGTATCATCGTTGGTTGTTTGGTAATGCACCCTGGTTTGGGGAAATGCAATACGGACAAAATAAGGGCTTCATCAGGGGTGATTTTGGCATATCATATCAGGACAAACGGCCCGTATCATCGGTTTTGTGGGGTGCCATTGGCTGGACCATGACATTAAGCATTCTTTCGATGATCTTCGCTTATCTTATTGCGATACCGCTTGGTGTTATATCAGCGGTTGATAAAGGTACACTTAAAGAAAAAAGCATTACCACCACCCTATTCATGCTTTATTCTTTACCCAACTTCTGGATCGCGACACTTAGTGTGATTTTTCTTTGTGGCGGCGATTGGCTTTCGTGGTTCCCGTCGCCCGGAGCTGATGCTCCGTCAAGTGATGCACCCATAAGTGAATGGTTACCCGAAACAGTGTACCGCCTGGTACTCCCATTGATTTGCTGGACATACGGTTCACTTGCTTTTATATCGAGGCAAATGCGCGGGGGAATGTTGAATGTATTGGGACAGGATTTTATCCGTACCGCAAGGGCTAAAGGGTTAAACGAAAAACAAATTGTCTGGAAGCACGCTTTCAGGAATTCACTTATTCCGATCATCACGCTTTTTGCCAACATTTTCCCGCTTGCTATTTCCGGTTCATTTGTAATTGAATTTATTTTTTCAATACCCGGGA
- a CDS encoding ABC transporter substrate-binding protein has protein sequence MRLKYVGFLSIIGITIVCLLNACKGSKKSNDRANVTVHILSDPEMLNPINSTDASANDIARFMFQSLNDIDFKTLELIPVLAEKRPTIEKTPEGQLRFHYSIRPEAKWDNGSPVTAKDIEFTLKVIKNPKVNDPSAKPYYEHLVDFIYDSSDPLKFTIVFDTSYMLAEQNSGDFSVLPEYFYDPKGLMKKFTIKQLDQEKEKLANDPAINEYASDFNSEKRMREKEFVGGSGPYKLDEWVTGQRVVLKRKENWWGDKIKGTNIYFEANAPKLTYKVVNDMTSALVALKAGDLDVMRAIKPKDFFELTKSDKFLAKYNTYTPMALVYSVICINTKRPIFADRRTREAIAHLLDIDKMIETIMYGYAKPAIGPIHPSKGKIYNSDIKPYDYNLDKAKQLLTEVGWKDTNGDGTLDKMIDGKHTEFVIDYLYNSGNDSRKQTGLLLQEEARKVGIIINVLQQEFSIFVDNCRSHNFDICYGAWIGAPVPPDLKQIYHSQSALNKGSNYTSFGTPESDALIDSIRVELDEEKRVRMYKRVQQIIHDEVASIFLYTQTERIAIHKRFTNAEPSVMRPGFYEAAFTLSENSGK, from the coding sequence ATGAGACTGAAATACGTTGGATTTTTATCCATTATTGGTATTACTATTGTGTGCCTCCTTAATGCCTGTAAAGGAAGTAAAAAAAGTAACGACCGGGCTAATGTCACGGTTCACATATTATCCGATCCGGAAATGCTGAACCCCATTAATTCAACAGATGCTTCAGCGAATGATATTGCGCGATTTATGTTCCAGTCGCTGAATGATATTGACTTTAAAACACTTGAACTGATACCTGTCCTTGCGGAAAAGAGGCCCACCATTGAAAAAACTCCCGAAGGACAATTAAGGTTTCATTATAGTATAAGACCGGAAGCTAAGTGGGATAACGGAAGTCCTGTCACAGCTAAAGATATTGAATTCACGTTGAAAGTGATCAAAAATCCAAAAGTTAACGACCCCAGTGCCAAACCATATTATGAGCATCTGGTTGATTTTATTTATGACAGCAGCGATCCATTAAAATTCACTATTGTATTCGATACTTCCTATATGCTGGCTGAACAAAACAGCGGAGACTTTTCTGTGCTCCCCGAGTACTTCTATGATCCAAAAGGTTTAATGAAAAAATTCACCATTAAACAACTGGACCAGGAAAAAGAAAAATTAGCGAATGATCCCGCTATTAATGAGTATGCCAGTGATTTCAATTCCGAAAAACGGATGCGTGAAAAAGAATTTGTTGGCGGCAGCGGTCCATATAAACTTGATGAATGGGTGACAGGCCAGCGCGTTGTACTAAAGCGGAAAGAAAACTGGTGGGGAGATAAAATAAAAGGAACAAATATTTATTTCGAGGCTAATGCGCCTAAATTAACTTATAAGGTGGTGAATGATATGACCAGCGCACTCGTAGCATTGAAAGCAGGCGATCTTGATGTAATGCGGGCAATTAAGCCAAAAGATTTTTTTGAATTGACAAAATCAGATAAATTTTTAGCGAAATACAATACATATACACCAATGGCATTAGTGTATAGTGTAATCTGCATAAACACCAAGCGACCGATCTTCGCCGACAGGAGAACACGTGAGGCGATCGCCCATTTGCTGGATATTGATAAAATGATAGAAACTATAATGTATGGCTATGCCAAGCCAGCTATAGGACCGATCCATCCGTCAAAAGGAAAAATATACAACAGTGATATTAAACCTTACGATTATAACCTTGATAAAGCCAAACAATTGCTCACTGAAGTTGGCTGGAAGGATACGAATGGAGATGGAACACTTGATAAAATGATCGATGGCAAGCATACTGAATTTGTGATTGACTATCTGTATAATTCAGGAAACGATTCCAGGAAACAAACCGGATTATTGTTACAGGAAGAAGCACGAAAAGTTGGTATCATAATTAATGTGCTTCAGCAGGAGTTCTCTATTTTTGTTGATAATTGCAGGTCACATAACTTTGATATCTGTTATGGCGCATGGATCGGCGCTCCTGTTCCTCCCGATCTGAAACAAATATATCACTCTCAATCGGCCTTAAACAAGGGATCAAATTACACCAGTTTCGGAACTCCCGAATCAGATGCCCTTATTGATTCAATACGTGTTGAGTTGGATGAAGAAAAGCGTGTTCGGATGTACAAAAGGGTACAGCAGATCATTCATGATGAGGTGGCCAGTATATTTTTGTACACACAAACCGAACGTATCGCGATCCATAAACGCTTCACTAATGCAGAACCATCTGTAATGCGCCCCGGTTTTTATGAGGCCGCATTTACATTATCTGAAAATAGCGGTAAATAA
- a CDS encoding saccharopine dehydrogenase NADP-binding domain-containing protein, with the protein MNKIIVLGAGMVGSAMALDLAQKHPITVADLNISALQKLKKRNDKIEIIQLDAKDKSGLSSVIEKFNIVLSAVPGFMGYATLKTIIEAGKNVVDISFFPENALELDVLAKQKGVTAIVDCGVAPGMSNLILGRYNEKLKLTDFECLVGGLPKVKKWPFNYKAPFSPVDVIEEYTRPARYVENGNVVVKPAMSDIEHIEMENVGTLESFNSDGLRSIIFTMPHIPNKKEKTLRYPGHIEKVIALRDSGFFSTTPLILNGIEIKPLDFTSRILFNEWKLGETEAELTVMRISLSGSEAGVKKNIVYHLHDEYDAETQISSMARTTGYTATGAINLLIENKFSDKGVFPPELVGKNEDCFNYILHYLKKRNVVYNKTETII; encoded by the coding sequence ATGAACAAAATTATTGTATTAGGTGCCGGTATGGTTGGAAGTGCCATGGCACTTGACTTAGCCCAAAAACACCCGATTACAGTTGCTGATCTGAATATAAGCGCGCTCCAAAAACTAAAAAAACGAAATGATAAAATTGAGATCATTCAGCTTGATGCTAAAGATAAGTCCGGTTTGTCTTCAGTGATCGAAAAATTTAATATTGTATTATCTGCTGTACCGGGCTTTATGGGTTATGCAACCTTAAAAACAATCATTGAGGCAGGCAAGAATGTAGTAGACATTTCCTTCTTCCCGGAGAATGCGCTTGAACTTGATGTCCTGGCAAAACAAAAAGGAGTTACTGCAATAGTTGATTGCGGTGTCGCTCCTGGCATGAGTAATCTTATTCTGGGTCGCTATAACGAAAAGCTGAAATTGACGGACTTTGAGTGCCTGGTAGGTGGCCTGCCTAAAGTAAAAAAATGGCCATTCAATTATAAAGCTCCCTTTTCACCTGTTGACGTTATTGAAGAATATACCCGACCTGCCCGGTATGTGGAAAATGGCAATGTTGTAGTAAAGCCTGCCATGTCGGATATCGAACATATTGAAATGGAAAATGTAGGAACGCTGGAATCCTTTAATTCCGACGGTTTGCGATCGATCATTTTTACAATGCCCCACATCCCCAATAAGAAAGAAAAAACACTCAGATATCCCGGGCATATTGAGAAAGTGATCGCTTTACGGGATTCCGGATTTTTTAGCACGACACCATTAATTTTGAATGGTATAGAAATTAAACCTCTTGATTTTACGTCCAGAATTTTGTTTAATGAATGGAAGCTCGGGGAAACAGAAGCAGAGCTGACTGTGATGCGGATCTCATTGTCGGGCTCGGAAGCTGGCGTTAAGAAAAACATCGTTTATCACCTGCATGATGAATATGATGCTGAAACCCAAATATCTTCAATGGCACGAACTACAGGTTATACAGCCACCGGCGCAATTAATTTACTGATTGAAAATAAGTTCAGCGACAAAGGAGTCTTCCCGCCTGAACTAGTAGGAAAAAATGAAGATTGCTTTAATTATATACTCCACTACCTGAAAAAAAGAAATGTAGTTTACAATAAAACCGAAACAATTATATAA